In the Candidatus Binatia bacterium genome, TCGCCAACGCGCGGCGGGTGACACGGCTCACGCTGGAACAGTTCGGCCCCGCTGGGGTGGTGGTCGTCGGTGTTGCCGGAAGCAGTCGCGTGCCCATTGGCAGCGTTGCCGTGCCGCGGCGTTGGCGTTTGAGCGACGGGCGGGAGTTCGTGGTCGACCCGCAGTGGTGGCAGTGGGTGGAAGCCAATGCCCTGCATGTCGATCCGCTGCTGGCGCGCTGCGGCATGGCGTACTTGGCCGGCGGCGCAATGCCGGTCTGCATGCCCGAGCCGCCGCGCCTGCTCGCGCTCGAGGTTGCACTCAGCGACGATCCGTTCGCTGGCCAACCGTTTCCCTGCCAGGAAGGCGGGGACGACCTGTACGGCTGCGATCTACCCCCAAGCCGCATTATGGGAGGCACAGGAACGCAGGCAGCGAACGAGCCGGCTCATGTGCCGCGCAACGACGAGGGGCCGTGGATCAATGACATGGAGTCCGCCGCCATTGCCGAGGTGGCTTCGGAGTACGGGATCCCGTTCATCGCCTTTCGAGCTGTGTCGGACGGGCCCGGCGATCCCCTCGGACTCCGCAACTTCCTGTTGCAGTTCACCGCCTACTACCGCTACGCAGCCGCAAACGCCGCCGTCGCTGCCAACGCGTTTCTCGCGACCATGCCGTGCCCCTGAACAGGCCCCTTCGGATGGAGCTAAGGAAGTTCGAAGTCGGACGTGGTTTGCATCTTCTCCGGCCTCCAGGAAGTCGTATCGGAGGAAGAGACAAAGCGGGGTCGCGCTGAGTCAACTGGCACTGGGGCGCTTGCAGCCGATGTGCGGCCGGCGGGCAAAAGCTGCGTTGCCCTGGGTTTTGCCGGCGTTACCGATGAGCGGTCAAAGCACCCACGGTTTTACGCCAGGTCGACGACTCTGCCCTCCCAGGTTCACGGTAGCTGAACACCTGTACGGTCAGATTGCCCTCGTTATCGAAGGTCTCCAGGCTGGTCACGAAGCCTCCGGGGACCGGCTTGCGGACCACCCAACTTTGGCCAAGGCCGGTGTAGCGCACGTGCAGGTTGAACTTCTCGTCGAGGACATTCCACCACTCGCCGGCAAGGCGCACATGTTCGATCGGACCCTTATAAATCTGCGTTACGCCACGGTTGCCGACGAATATCATGATCGGCTGGCCGGAGGCGGCCACATGTTGGAGGAGACACCACAAAGCATCGGGCCGGGCGCGCTCAGCCCACTCGGCACCCAGGGCATGCAGGGCGCGGAGCCGCGAGATGCGAAAACGATGAAGAACGGAAAAGGTGTCATGGGTATCACGCATGGCGGCCCAAGCTTCGCGGAGCGCCACAGAGTCCACGGCGGTCTCGAATAACGATGGCTGTTCGGGCTCCTCTGCAATTTGTAACGCCGCGGTTCGGACCGAGCTTGCCTCCGGGTCGGCAAAGTCGATGCGCAGTCGGTCCTGGAGCTGCACGTCCGTTCCCTCGATAAAGAAAACCTTGTGCAACGCATTGCCCCACGCATCGAAAAACAAAACGCCAGGGCGTAATTGCAATGGGTTCGGAGTTACGACGAGTCGGCCGAAGCCAAAGCGAGTCAAGTTCAAGCGCAGGTCGATTTCGGGACCGAGCACGAGCGCGTCGCGCTCGGAGTAAGCAAATGGGGCGTAACGGCCCTCCCGTTCGATCACCGCGAGGCGGTTGCGAGTCAGGCCGAGAAGCGGCCCCGCTTTCTCTAGGGTTAGAAAAATGTCTTTGAAATGGGGCCGCAATGGCAGCACCTGTTCGGGGAAGGCATCGAGCAGGTCAAGCTCGGTGACACCGAGGGCGTTCGCTGCGTCAAGTGTGCGTACCCGGCCTCGAGTCGCGACCAATTGGAAATAGCGAGTCTGAATCGAGGGAATCTTCTCCTTACCCAAGGTGGGCATTTCAAACCTCCTTTCTCGTTTGTTGAAATTCGAAGCGCGGCACGAAAATGGGCCTCTGGTTTTTTGCAACGCCGCCGATGGAAACTGCTGTGAGGCGTACGCCGAGGATGCGTTCGGGAAGGGGGCTGAGCAGAATCTCTTTGGTCGGGCCGGTAGCCTGCACGGCCCCGCGGTTTAACAGCACCATGCGATCCGCTACGGCGCTGAGGAACGGAATGTTGTGACTCGCGATCAACACGCTGGCGCCGGCGGTGGCGAGTTCGCGGAGCAAGGTGCTAAGTCGCTGTTCGTGTTCCAGGTCAAGGTGGTTCGTGGGTTCGTCGAGCAGGAGCACGCCGAGTGCGTGGCCCCCTCCGCGCCAATGTTGCGCAAGGACGCGAGCGAGATGCACTCTCTGGCGTTCTCCACCCGAAAGCGAAGGGTAGGTCCGGTTTGCGAGATCGCGGAGGGCGAATGTGTCGAGGGCTCTACCGACCACACTTTGGACGCCGGCCGCATCGAGCTCTGGAAACGGCAGCAGACCGAGGGCAACCACCTGCCACACGCGCAGAGGAAAGTTCAGCGGCTGATCTTGCGAAAGGAAGGATACGTGGCGCGCGCGTTTTCGATCGGTCCAGGCTGCGAGGGATTTGCCTAGTAACGTGACACAGCCATCCGTCGGTTTGAGTTCCCCGGAACACGCTCGGAGCAGGGTCGTTTTCCCCGCACCGTTGGGCCCGAGGATCCCGGTTACCGAACCGGTGGGCACGGACAACGACACGCAACGAAGCAGATGCCGCGAGCCGACGCGAACGGAAACGCGACTGAGCGAAATCATCGCCAATGCTCCGGGGAAGAGTTGAGCTTGAGAAACAACAACAAAGCTGGGCCGCCGGCGGAGGCAGTGACCAAGCTCAACGGCAGCTCCGCCGGGCTGGCTAGCGTCCGCGCACACAAGTCGCTGGCAAGCACGAACAGGCCACCGGCGAGTGACGCGAGGGGCAAAAGCGTTCGGTGCTGAGCCCCTGTGAGAAGGCGCAACGTGTGCGGCACGATCAAACCGACGAAGGCTACCGGCCCCGTGGCCGCGATTGCGAGAGCCAGAAGCAGGGCGACGGAAACGAGAGCTACCCGTTGCACCCGCGCGGGCTTGAACCCCAAGTAAAAGGCGTTGTGCTCACCGAGGAGCAAAACGTCGAGAGCCGTGCGCAGGCGGTATAAAATCGGCGCCAGGGTCAGAATGCCAGACCACAGCGACGCGGCCACCAGCCAGTTTGCTCCTGCTGCACTGCCCAGCGTCCAGAACGTCAAGGCGCGTAATTGGGCGTCCGAGGAGAGGAAGAGAAACAAGCCCAGCACTCCGGAGCCGATCGCATTGCAGGCGATTCCGAGGAGCAACAGCGCGCTCAGGTTCGTTCCGCCCCGCTGCCCAGCAAGCTTGTACAGGACCGTGAGGGTGGCCAGGGAGACGGCGAACGCACCAGCCGTCATGTGCAAGTGGCTGGGAATCCACGGGCCCACGACGGTGAATGTCCCGAAATAGGTGGCAGCTGCAGCACCGAGTGCGGCCGCGGTCGATACGCCGAGCACGCCTGCGTCTGCCAGGGGGTTGCGCCACAAAGCTTGCAACACGACTCCGGCTACGGCCAAGGCGATCCCGGTGCCTAGCGCCACCAAGGATCGCGGTAGTCGCAATTGGAACACCACGTAGCGAACCGTGTCGCACTCGTGGGGGTCGCCACAGGTCGTGGGCAGAAAGAGTGCGCGGAAGATCACACCCGCGGACAAGCTCTGGGCGCCGAGAAACAACGATAGGAACACCAAAGCCGCAACCGTCAGGGCTAGAAGAGCCAGCCCGGCGCGGTAGCCGTTGAGAGCGCGCGAGTGCGATGGCGCGACCGAGATCATTGCAGACCCTGACTTTGCAAGAGGTCGTGCCCCCGAAAGGCTCGCAGGAGGCGTTCTGCCGAATCCACAGACGAAGGACCGAGGCTGAGCACCGCAACGTCGGGGGCAGTAAAGACGTGTCGTTCACGAGCGGCGCGCGTACGCACGACCCCAGGAAGTTGCCAGAGGGCGTCGACTCCGCCCAAGGTCCTCACGGTTTGTTCGGTGACGATGAGCCAGTCTGGATCGCTTTCAAGGATGGCTTCTGGGCCTAGAGGCTTGAGATGAAGAAAATTGGTTCCCGCATTGGTTGCGCCAATGACCCGCAGAAGTTCGTCGGCCGCAGTGAGACGTCCGGCGGCAAGAACCGTTCCGCTGCCGGGAGCGAACAGCACTAACGCGCGTGGTGGAGCGTGGCTGCGGAGGGCAAGAGCTCTGAGCCCCTCGATTTTCGTCTTCAGCGCGGCGACCAAGCTGGACGCTTCCTGTTGTCGACCGAGGTAGTTCCCTACTTGCGGGATCAACGTCCAGAGTTCGTCGAAGGTCTCGGCGGGACTCAATTGCACAAACCGACAGCCAGCGCCGCGCAGTTGGGCGACGGCGTGCGCCGGAGCCGCATCCTCGGCTGCGAGCACGAGGTCGGGTCTTTGGGCGAGCACACCTTCAGCGTTGAGATTGCGGTAATACGGGAGGTAGGCCTTGGCAGCCGCGGCGGGAGGGTGAACGCTCGCTGCGTCGACCGCCACGACTTGTTCGTCCGCGCCGAGGGCGAAGACGATGTCTGTGAGCACGGGACCCAGCACGACGACGCGCTGCGGACGTGGCTGCCCACCATTGGTGTGCTCCTGCTTTTCGGCGAGCGGTGGTTGGGCGAGTCCGGCAGTAGCGGCAAGAACGACGAGCAGTGCACAGTAACGATGTGTCCAACTCAATTTCACGGCATGCTCCTTTCCGGTTGCAGCTCGAAGCGCAGCGCGACCTCCACGGGCACCGTTCGCTTAGTTGGAGGCGGACCGATGGCGCGGGCGGCTTGCTTGAGCGTGTGCAGGGCAGCGAGCCCCAGCAGGGAGTCGTCGGCGCTGACGACGCGCATGTTCCGTACGGATCCTGAAGGCGAAATTTCGAAGGCAATGACTGCAATGCCTTGCAGCTTGAGCCGCCGCGCTTGTTCGGGATACCGCTTGTGGGCATCAAGCAGCGCGCGCACCTGTGCAAGGTAGGTTGCCACTGGGTCGGGTGCGGGCCTCCCTTCGGCCTGCCCCGGGGAAAGCCCGGCCGCAAATCCAGCCCCGGTGTTGGCGGAGCCTGCAATTTCAGACGAACCGGTTGGCTCAGAACCCGCAAGCTCGGCCGGGGAGCTGGCAGTCTTCGGCACCGTTCGGGCGGCGCGCGCTTCTGCCGGTTGCGTGCGCCGCTGGCCAGACCGGCGCACTTGCCGTCGGGTAGGCGCCGTTGGCGCGCTCGGCATCGTCGGTGGGCTTTGCCCGGCGACTGGTAACGAGGGAGAAGACCGCACAGGCCCAGCGGCCGCAGGCTCCGCCTGTTCGGGCAAGATCTGCACGCGCACAATCGCCGGTGGGCGGGGCGAGACAAAAATTGACTGCCGCAAAGCGAGCCCGACGGCAGCATGCACAGCCAACGAGAAGGTTAGAAAATGGCCAAAGCGACTTGCCAGAATGGTCATGAGCGAGTGTGCACTCCGAACAAGACGCTGCGACGCCCAGCGAGGCGCGACAGTGGACCAGCCACGCCGTATTCTACATCCAATAGGTTCGTGGCTTCGATGAACAGAGCGGTGCCCGACAGCCATTGCGCACTGGTGGAGGGCAGGTAGCGCCGAACCCAAGGCTGCAGCCCGACTTGCAGCCGCGTGTTCACCGTCCAATGCGAGCGGGCAATTTGATCCGGGGTATTGAGGAGGTCGGTGAAGGTGCGGTCTTCATACTCCGCCCATAGCTTGGCCTGCACGGCTTGTTCCGGAGCCACCAGCAGCAGGCTTGGAATGAAACGGTGGGGTGGCCGGAACGGCAGCTCCTTGCCCATTTCACCGGGTCGCTCGGAAGCGTTGCGCGAGTGCAGAAAGCCATAGGCGAGCCCGAGAGTGGGCTGGAGCCGGCGAGGCGCCCAGCCGGAAAGCTCGGCAAGCGAGCATTTGACCGACAGGTCCACGCCAGCGGTTTCGGCGCGGGCGACGTTAGCGTACTGGAATACTTGGCCGGCGAGGGAGGGGAATGGGTGTTGGAAGCCACCTACGCACTGAGTGCTGCTGGCGCAGAGGAGAACAACATCGATCAGATTGCGGAAATCGTGGCGGAAAGCATTCGCTTCCAGACGCATTCCGCGCAGCGGAATCCACTCTGCTTCGAGGTTGAACGCGTAGTCGAATTCTGGCCGTAGGGAACGGTTGCCCAGAATGGCGTAGCCGGTGGGCCGATCGCCGATGGCAACGACGTTGTTCAGGTCGACGTCATAGAGCTGGAGTAGATCGGGCGCCCGGTAACCCCGTCCTCCGGCAGCGCTGAGGCGAAAGCGGTCGCTGGGTCGCCAAGTAATGACGAGGCGGGGGGTGACCTGCACGGGGAATAAACTGTGGAGGTCGAAATTCACACCATCGGCAAGGGAAAGCGCTCCGAGATTGTTCCATTCGTGTTCAATGTAGGGGCTTTGCACCGTTGCCGTTCCCCCGCCGTGGGGGATGCTCACAAGCTGACTGCTCGTGGCCACACCCGGCAGAGCGTGTTGTTCGAGGCGGGGACGCCGAGCCCGGTAACCGAAGGAAAAGGTGTTGGAAGAATCGAGGACCAAAATGGGGTTGGAGGAAAAGTCAGCCTCGAAGAACCATTGTTCGAAGTCGACGTCTTCTTGGAATCCGGGCAAGCTGTTCTCACGATCGAACCCGTAGCGTCCGCCAAGAACCGCGAGCTCCCCAGCTTGTACGAAGCGGTAAGTCCAACCCAGGTCAGTGCTGAGGTTCGTGCGGCGGCTCTCGGGCCCCTCGCGTACAGGTAGAAAATGGAGCGTGCCGCTGAGCGTAGAGGCTGACGGGTGCTGCCAATTTGCTCGGAGAAAAACGTTGTCGCGCACTTGTTTGGCATCGGAATTGGAGCCTTCGAATTGGCGGCTGATCGCGCCGAATTGTTGTGCGAGAGCGAACTCGTCGTGCTCGTACGCCAATAGGTAGCTAAAACTTCGATGGCGCCCGGCAAGGGAGAACGCGCCGAGGAGGCGGTCGAACGAGCCACCGGCCAGTTTGGCTGACCACGAGGGACGTTCCTCGGGCGTACGGGTCACGATATTCACACTGCCGGCCATGGCTTCGCTATCGACGAAGCTGCCGGCAATGCCGCGTTGCACTTCGACGCGCTCAATAAGCTCGACTGGAATGTCGCGCACGTCGACGACGCCGTCCACACCTCCCAGCAGCCGCTTGCCGTCGATAAGGATGGCAACCTTGTTGGGGTCGGCTCCTTGTAGCCGCACGGTGCTCGCGCCCAGTCGAAATGTTTCATTGCGCCGCACATAAAGGTCGGGGATCTCTTCGAGAACATGTTCCACGGAAAGCGCGGTCGTGGCTTCGATGGTGGGTCGATCGATGTCCTGCCTGGGGACCGTGCGCTCGGAAACCGTTTCGGCGGGGTGGGTGCTGGTGACGGTGATCTCCTCGAGGCGGAAGGCTTTTGGTGCAGCGTTCTGGGCTGCATCGTCTCGGTTCATTTCAGCGGCTGCAACTGTCGGCGTAAAGACCAAGGCAAGCAGGCTCATGGCCAAGCCTTTCTTCGGACAGCGAGGCATCGGTGGCTTGCTCACGAGCTAAGGGTTGAAGGTCAGAGGCTGGGGGCAACCCGCGAGGGCTCTCTCCACCGCAGCGACGATATCGGCGACGGTGATGGTCTGATCGTGGTCCGCATCGCCGGCCGGGCAAGTCGCCAACAAATCGAGATCCAGGGCGATGCGGACCAACGTCAGAATCTCATAGATGCTGACGAGGCCATCACGGTCACAATCGCCCGCGCAATCGCTCGACGGGGGCGGGCTCGCCGTGGGCGGCATGCTCGGCGGAGGGAGTGCGACAGTGGGTGTGGAGGTGAACGTTGGAGCTGCTGCTGCGGTGACTGTCGCTGTTGGTGT is a window encoding:
- a CDS encoding hemin-degrading factor; translation: MPTLGKEKIPSIQTRYFQLVATRGRVRTLDAANALGVTELDLLDAFPEQVLPLRPHFKDIFLTLEKAGPLLGLTRNRLAVIEREGRYAPFAYSERDALVLGPEIDLRLNLTRFGFGRLVVTPNPLQLRPGVLFFDAWGNALHKVFFIEGTDVQLQDRLRIDFADPEASSVRTAALQIAEEPEQPSLFETAVDSVALREAWAAMRDTHDTFSVLHRFRISRLRALHALGAEWAERARPDALWCLLQHVAASGQPIMIFVGNRGVTQIYKGPIEHVRLAGEWWNVLDEKFNLHVRYTGLGQSWVVRKPVPGGFVTSLETFDNEGNLTVQVFSYREPGRAESSTWRKTVGALTAHR
- a CDS encoding ATP-binding cassette domain-containing protein, with the protein product MISLSRVSVRVGSRHLLRCVSLSVPTGSVTGILGPNGAGKTTLLRACSGELKPTDGCVTLLGKSLAAWTDRKRARHVSFLSQDQPLNFPLRVWQVVALGLLPFPELDAAGVQSVVGRALDTFALRDLANRTYPSLSGGERQRVHLARVLAQHWRGGGHALGVLLLDEPTNHLDLEHEQRLSTLLRELATAGASVLIASHNIPFLSAVADRMVLLNRGAVQATGPTKEILLSPLPERILGVRLTAVSIGGVAKNQRPIFVPRFEFQQTRKEV
- a CDS encoding iron ABC transporter permease, with amino-acid sequence MISVAPSHSRALNGYRAGLALLALTVAALVFLSLFLGAQSLSAGVIFRALFLPTTCGDPHECDTVRYVVFQLRLPRSLVALGTGIALAVAGVVLQALWRNPLADAGVLGVSTAAALGAAAATYFGTFTVVGPWIPSHLHMTAGAFAVSLATLTVLYKLAGQRGGTNLSALLLLGIACNAIGSGVLGLFLFLSSDAQLRALTFWTLGSAAGANWLVAASLWSGILTLAPILYRLRTALDVLLLGEHNAFYLGFKPARVQRVALVSVALLLALAIAATGPVAFVGLIVPHTLRLLTGAQHRTLLPLASLAGGLFVLASDLCARTLASPAELPLSLVTASAGGPALLLFLKLNSSPEHWR
- a CDS encoding ABC transporter substrate-binding protein, with the translated sequence MKLSWTHRYCALLVVLAATAGLAQPPLAEKQEHTNGGQPRPQRVVVLGPVLTDIVFALGADEQVVAVDAASVHPPAAAAKAYLPYYRNLNAEGVLAQRPDLVLAAEDAAPAHAVAQLRGAGCRFVQLSPAETFDELWTLIPQVGNYLGRQQEASSLVAALKTKIEGLRALALRSHAPPRALVLFAPGSGTVLAAGRLTAADELLRVIGATNAGTNFLHLKPLGPEAILESDPDWLIVTEQTVRTLGGVDALWQLPGVVRTRAARERHVFTAPDVAVLSLGPSSVDSAERLLRAFRGHDLLQSQGLQ
- a CDS encoding TonB family protein; the protein is MTILASRFGHFLTFSLAVHAAVGLALRQSIFVSPRPPAIVRVQILPEQAEPAAAGPVRSSPSLPVAGQSPPTMPSAPTAPTRRQVRRSGQRRTQPAEARAARTVPKTASSPAELAGSEPTGSSEIAGSANTGAGFAAGLSPGQAEGRPAPDPVATYLAQVRALLDAHKRYPEQARRLKLQGIAVIAFEISPSGSVRNMRVVSADDSLLGLAALHTLKQAARAIGPPPTKRTVPVEVALRFELQPERSMP
- a CDS encoding TonB-dependent receptor; the encoded protein is MSLLALVFTPTVAAAEMNRDDAAQNAAPKAFRLEEITVTSTHPAETVSERTVPRQDIDRPTIEATTALSVEHVLEEIPDLYVRRNETFRLGASTVRLQGADPNKVAILIDGKRLLGGVDGVVDVRDIPVELIERVEVQRGIAGSFVDSEAMAGSVNIVTRTPEERPSWSAKLAGGSFDRLLGAFSLAGRHRSFSYLLAYEHDEFALAQQFGAISRQFEGSNSDAKQVRDNVFLRANWQHPSASTLSGTLHFLPVREGPESRRTNLSTDLGWTYRFVQAGELAVLGGRYGFDRENSLPGFQEDVDFEQWFFEADFSSNPILVLDSSNTFSFGYRARRPRLEQHALPGVATSSQLVSIPHGGGTATVQSPYIEHEWNNLGALSLADGVNFDLHSLFPVQVTPRLVITWRPSDRFRLSAAGGRGYRAPDLLQLYDVDLNNVVAIGDRPTGYAILGNRSLRPEFDYAFNLEAEWIPLRGMRLEANAFRHDFRNLIDVVLLCASSTQCVGGFQHPFPSLAGQVFQYANVARAETAGVDLSVKCSLAELSGWAPRRLQPTLGLAYGFLHSRNASERPGEMGKELPFRPPHRFIPSLLLVAPEQAVQAKLWAEYEDRTFTDLLNTPDQIARSHWTVNTRLQVGLQPWVRRYLPSTSAQWLSGTALFIEATNLLDVEYGVAGPLSRLAGRRSVLFGVHTRS